The genomic segment CGGTCGTCAGCCCGGACTCCTTGAGCGACTCCGGCGACACCGGCGCTTCCGGGACCGGGTTGCCCTCCCACTCCGCGACCGCGCTGTGCCGACTCAGGCCCATGATCGTCCCTCAATGTGTCTTCGGCCCCGAATCACGTGCCCTTGGCCCGGCGCGTTCGCGCCGCCGCGAACCGATGACCGGGGACGCGTGGCCCGGGACCAAGGACCCGTGTCCGATGACTACTTCCGCCACTTGCCGCGGGTGATGATGAAGAGGCACACGGCGCCGAGGAACAACGCCCCCATGACGACGCCGTTCTGCTTCTGGAACACGCCGGTCCAGTGTTCGAGGAAATTCGCCCAGTACCCCGCGAAGAGGGGCGCCCGCGCGCCGGCTTCGGCCCCCGCGGCCCGCGCGGGGGCAGCGGCGACGAACAGGGCCAACACGGCGGTCGCGGCGAGGCGGAGTGGCATTTTGGCATCCGGTTCGGGGGGCAGCCGAAGTGTAGGACACGAAACCGGGGCCGGGCGACCGGTACCGGTCAGCCCGACCCCGCAGGACGGTTCCGATTGTGCCGGGCTTAGCGGGGCGCGCCGCCCGCGCCCGCACCGCCACCCGCCGGGGCCGTCAGGTTGCCCTGGCCGCCGGTGCCCAGCGTGCCGGTGCCGGCCCCGCTGACCCCGCCGCGGTACTGGAGGATCGACCCGTTGTACGCCCGGAGGGCCATATCGGAGTTCATGCCCGGGACCGGCGCGTCGTGGACGAAGACCTCGAAGGCCACCGGGGCGAAGAGCTGCGTGCTCATGTACTGCTTGACGGCCGCCGCCCGCTTGGCGTCCAGTTCGGCCCGCACGTCGACGAGTTTACCCACGCTCTCCGGGGTGGTCGGGATGTCGCGGGCCGTCTGGATGTAGAGCCGGGGGTCCGGGGCCGGCCGGGCGCGGGTGAGCGAGTCGAGCTTCTCGATCCCGGCCGGCGTCAGCCGGTCGGTACCGGATTCGAAGTAGTAGTTCCAGATGGTCTGGTTCAGGAAGTGGCCGTTGGCGGCCTGCTGGGCGAACGGGCCGACCACGGACTCCCGGGCGGCGTAGTTGTACCGCTCCGGGTAGCACGGGTCGACGAAGTTGCGCCAGTGGTCCCCGATCGGGCCGTGGCCCTCGCCGCGGCCGCCGAGGCCGCCGCCGCTGCCCGGGCCGCCGCCGGTGCCGCTCCCGGCACAGCTGCCGCTGGAGCAACCGGTCGTGCCGGTGTTGACGCAGCCGATGGACCCCAAACCGCTCGTGAGAATGGCGGCCGCCGCGGCCGCACGCATCGTCCGGTTCATCGCACTCCTCCTTGAGACCGGCTGGGGCGTCCTGCCCTGAGACCGGGTCGAACTTCGGAACAAGTGGGCAGTGACATGGGGCCCGGGGACCGTCGGAACCCGAGCGCTCGAGATCGGCCCCGCCCCACGTCACCGCCCGATTCAACTAGCCCTTCAACAGGTTCTTCTGAATCTGGATGGCCGCGGGGCCGACCAGCACCACGAAAATCGCCGGGAAGATGAACAGCACCAGCGGGAAGATCAGCTGCACGGCCGTCTTCGCCGCCTTTTCTTCCGCCAGCTGCCGGCGCCGGGTCCGCATCGAATCGGACTGCACCCGGAGCGCCTGCGCGATACTCGACCCGAACCGGTCGGCCTGGATGAGGATCGCCGCCAGGCTGCGGACGTCGTCCACGCCCGTGCGCACGCCCAGGTCGTGCAGCACCTCGCGCCGCGGGCGCCCCATCTGGAGCTGGAGGTTAGCCAGCGAGAACTCCTCGCAGATCGTTTTGGCGTGCCCCTTCATCTCTTCCGTCACCTTCCGCAGCGCCGCGTCCAGACCCAGCCCGGACTCGACGCACACCACCAACAGGTCGAGGGCGTCCGGCAGGGTGAGGAAGATCTCCTTCTGCCGGGTGGTCCGCAGGTGCCACAGCACCAGCTGCGGGAGGTAGAAGCCGACCCCCGTCAGCGCCGCCGTCCATTCAATCGACTTCACGGTGAAGCCGTCTTTGACCAAGAAGAGCAGAACGGCCGGGAGGAGGAACACGAGTAGGCAAACTACGCGGATCCCGTGGTATACGCCGGCTGCGTTCTCGCTCCGGAACCCGGCGTTGGCCAGCTGGATGCGGAGCGAGTTCTTCTCCAGCTCGCTCTGCGGCTCCATCACCCCGCCGATGTTGCTGAACGCCTCCTTGATCCCCTTGAACCGGCCGGCGGACTCGGCCTGCCCCATCTCGATCTCGACCAGCGACTTGGGCCGGCCGATCCGCTCCAGGCGCTCTTCCGCCTGGCTGTTGCGGCTGGAGATCATGGACAGCAGCCAGAACGTGCCCGCCACGATGGCGACGAACACGAACAGCGGCGTCAACTCGTCGGCGGTCAGGAACGCGAACAGTCCCACGGCAGTCTCCAGGTGTCGGTGTGCAGTGTGCGGGGCGGACAGAGGGCGACTGGACCCTGAGGCCACTGGTTCGCCGGGGCGGGGGCCGGGAACTCGGGCTTTACGCCCCCACTCCACGCGGCCCGCGCCCCTCTTGCTCAGACCTTGATGTCCACGATCTTCTTGATGGCGTAGGAGCCGAGCAGCATGAGCACGACGGCCCCGGCCGACATCTGCTGGCCCATCTTGTCCTTCCAGAGCAGCTCGATGTAGTCCGGCTTCATCCACAGCATCATCATGAACAGGCCGATGGGCAGGGCGATGAGGACGACCCCCGAGAGCCGCCCCTCGGCCGTCAGCGCCTTCACCTGCCCGAGGATCTTGAACCGCTCGCGGATCACGTGCCCGATCCGGTCCAGGATCTCCGCCAGGTCGCCACCGGTCTGCCGCTGGATCGCGACCGAGGTGACGAAGAACCGCAGGTCCAGGTTGGGCACGCGGTCGCACATCCCCTTCAGCGCCTCCTCGAGCGGGATGCCCAGGTTCTGCTCCTCGTACACCCGGCCGAACTCCTTGCAGATCGGGGCGGGCATCTCCTCGGCGACCACGTGCATGCCGGCGGCCAGCGAGTGCCCGGCCCGGAGGGCGCGGGCGACCAGTTCCATCGCGTCCGGCAGCTGCCCGGCGAACGCCTTGAGCCGGCCGGCCCGCTTGGTGTACAGCCACACCCAGGGCAGGGTGAAGAACACCAGCGCCCCCAGCGGGAGCACGTACAGGTTCACCAGCCAGATGCTCAGGGCGGCCCCGAGGACCCCCAGCCCGAGCGAGATGCCGAACAGCGCGCTCGGCTTGATGTTGCAGTCCGCCTGCTCGAACACCTTGGTCAGGTTGAAGAACTCCGGCGTGAGCCGGTCCATCAGCGTCTTCCGGTCCACCTCCTGGAGGGCCTGCTTCAGGAGCATGTCGGCGGACGAGTCCTTGCGCACGTTCCGCCCGACCAACTGGTCGAGCCGGTCGGACGCCTTTTCGTCGTCGCCCCGGGTGAAGGCGATGTACAGCATCGCGACCATCGCGATGACCAGACCGCCGACCAACACCGGGAGCAAAATCGGGTTCATCTGGGTCCACCTGGCGCGGGGTGCGGGGTGCGGGGCCGGGCGGCGCCCGGCGCGTGTGCGAGTCTCACCCTCCTGGCGTCCCGTGGTCCGGCCCGAGATCCGTTCGGGCCGCGTTCGTGTCCTGTGAGCGGGTCGGTCTTCGGTCGGCGCGGCCGCTCCGGCGGGCCGCACCGGGGCACAATCAGTCGCGCATGAGGATGCGCTCGGCGAACATGTTCGACGGCAGCTTCACGCCCTTCGACTCGAGCCGGTTGATGAACGTCGGGCGGACCCCGGTCGCCTCGAACTGGCCGTAGGCGCGGCCGTTCTGGTCGATGCCGAGCTGCTTGTACCGGAACACTTCCTGCATGATGATGATGTCCTGCTCCATGTTCATCACTTCCGTGATGTGCGTGATCTTGCGCGGCCCGCCCTGGAGCCGGTTCGCCTGGATGATCAGGTCGATGGCGGAGCTGATCTGCTGCCGCATCGCCTTCACCGGGAGCTCGAACCCGCCCATCATGATCATCGTTTCGAGCCGGGTCAGGGCCTCGCGCGGCGTGTTGGCGTGGAGCGTCGCGAGCGAGCCGCCGTGGCCGGTGTTCATGGCCTGGAGCATGTCCAGGGCCTCCGAGCCGCGGACCTCACCGATGATGATGCGCTCGGGCCGCATGCGCAGGGCGTTCCGCACGCAGTCGCGCGTGGTCACGGCGCCCTTGCCCTCGATGTTCGGCGGGCGGGTCTCCAGCCGGACCACGTGGTCCTGTTGCAACTGGAGCTCGGCCGCGTCCTCGATCGTCACCACCCGCTCGTCGCCGGGGATGAAGCTGGAGAGCGTGTTGAGCAGGGTGGTCTTGCCGCACCCCGTGCCGCCGCTGATGAGCACGTTCAGGCGGGCCTTGATGCACGCCTCCATCAGCATCGCCATCTCGGGGGTGAACGCCTTGTAGTTCAGCAGGTCCTCGAGCTTCAGCGGGTTGGCCCCGAACCGGCGGATGCTCAGGCTCGGGCCGTCCAGCGCGATCGGCGGGATGACCGCGTTCACGCGGGACCCGTCCGGGAGCCGGGCGTCCACCATCGGGCTGGTCTCGTCCACCCGGCGCCCGACCTTCGACACGATGCGGTCGATGATCTGCATCAGGTGGTCGTTGTCCCGGAACTTGACCTCCGTCTTCTCCAGCTTGCCGCGGCGCTCGACGTAGCACTTGTGCGGGCCGTTCACCAGGATGTCGCTGACCGTCGGGTCCTTGAGGAGGATCTCCAGCGGGCCGAACCCGAGGGTCTCGTCGAGCACCTCCTCGATCAGCTTCTCCCGCTCGATGCGGTTGAGCAGCGGGTTCTCGGTGTCGCACAGGTGCTCGATGACCCGGCGGATGTCCCGCCGCATCGCCTCGCTCGACAGGTCCTTGATGCGGGTGAAGTCCAGCCGCTCGACCAGTTTCGAGTGGATCTGCCGCTTCAGCTCGTCGAAGTTCTTGTTCCCGCCGCCCCCCGGCCCGCCGATGCTCGGGCTGGACAGCCGCGAGATGCTGCTGCCGCCCACGCTCGGGTGGTTCAGGCTGTTGAGCTTCGAGATCCCTTGCTGGAGCCGACTCATGGTGTTCGCTTCCCGGTATCGTCGGAGGTTGGGCGAAGCGGGCAGAAGTCAGAGGGCAGGGGCGGTGGGCCGTGGGACCCGGCCCCGCGCGCATCCCGTCTTTCTTCTGGCCGATCTTCTGTCCTCTGATCTCAGTCCCCTGGTCTCTGGTCCTACCGCTTCCCGAAGAACCCCCACCCGCCCTTGCTCCCGCGGCCGTCCGCGGGCGCGGCGACCGGCTTGCCGTAGAGGGCCTGGGCCAGCCCGTAAATGCTCTGCTGGACCCGGCTCTTCGGGGCGTACTTCACGAGCGGGTGCCCGGCCACGCGGGCGCCGATCACCGACTTCGTGTCGTTGGGCACCTGCCAGAAGATCGGCTTGCCGATCACCTCTTCGGCCTTCTTGAGGCTGATCCCCTCTTCCACCGAGTCCGCGCCCTGGCGGTTGATCACCACCCGCACCTTGTCCGCGAGGTTCTCCTCGCCGCCCAGGCAGTGGATGAGCCGCACCACGTTCCGCAAGCTCGCCAGCTCCAGTTGCGCGACCAGGAGGATCATGTCGGCCATCCGCAGGCCCATCAGGTCGGTCGGCAGGAGCGACTTGGACAGGTCGAGGACCAGGTGCGTGTAGCTGATCTTGAGCAGGTTGAGGATGCGCTCCACGTGCTGCTCGTGCACGATGCCGCCCTCGGCGATCTCCAGCGGGTGCCGCAGGATCGCCAGCCCGCTGGCCTCGTGCTTGGCCATCGCGCGGCGGAGGAAGTTCATGTCCAGGCGCTCGATGTTCCGCGCCAGGTCGGCGATCGAGATGTTCTCGAACCCGTTCACCTCCAGGGCGATGTCGGCGTCGCCGAGGGCCAGGTCGAGGTCGATCAGGGCGGCGGCGTTGCCCGGGTCGGCGGCCAGCGTGGCGGCCAGGTTGACGGCCAGCGTGGTGGTGCCGACGCCCCCGCGGGACCCCAGGACCGCGATCATGGACGACGCGCCGGTCGTCCGGACCGAGGTGGACCCGCCGGGCGGGGC from the Frigoriglobus tundricola genome contains:
- a CDS encoding type II secretion system F family protein, encoding MGLFAFLTADELTPLFVFVAIVAGTFWLLSMISSRNSQAEERLERIGRPKSLVEIEMGQAESAGRFKGIKEAFSNIGGVMEPQSELEKNSLRIQLANAGFRSENAAGVYHGIRVVCLLVFLLPAVLLFLVKDGFTVKSIEWTAALTGVGFYLPQLVLWHLRTTRQKEIFLTLPDALDLLVVCVESGLGLDAALRKVTEEMKGHAKTICEEFSLANLQLQMGRPRREVLHDLGVRTGVDDVRSLAAILIQADRFGSSIAQALRVQSDSMRTRRRQLAEEKAAKTAVQLIFPLVLFIFPAIFVVLVGPAAIQIQKNLLKG
- a CDS encoding type II secretion system F family protein; the encoded protein is MNPILLPVLVGGLVIAMVAMLYIAFTRGDDEKASDRLDQLVGRNVRKDSSADMLLKQALQEVDRKTLMDRLTPEFFNLTKVFEQADCNIKPSALFGISLGLGVLGAALSIWLVNLYVLPLGALVFFTLPWVWLYTKRAGRLKAFAGQLPDAMELVARALRAGHSLAAGMHVVAEEMPAPICKEFGRVYEEQNLGIPLEEALKGMCDRVPNLDLRFFVTSVAIQRQTGGDLAEILDRIGHVIRERFKILGQVKALTAEGRLSGVVLIALPIGLFMMMLWMKPDYIELLWKDKMGQQMSAGAVVLMLLGSYAIKKIVDIKV
- a CDS encoding CpaF family protein, which codes for MSRLQQGISKLNSLNHPSVGGSSISRLSSPSIGGPGGGGNKNFDELKRQIHSKLVERLDFTRIKDLSSEAMRRDIRRVIEHLCDTENPLLNRIEREKLIEEVLDETLGFGPLEILLKDPTVSDILVNGPHKCYVERRGKLEKTEVKFRDNDHLMQIIDRIVSKVGRRVDETSPMVDARLPDGSRVNAVIPPIALDGPSLSIRRFGANPLKLEDLLNYKAFTPEMAMLMEACIKARLNVLISGGTGCGKTTLLNTLSSFIPGDERVVTIEDAAELQLQQDHVVRLETRPPNIEGKGAVTTRDCVRNALRMRPERIIIGEVRGSEALDMLQAMNTGHGGSLATLHANTPREALTRLETMIMMGGFELPVKAMRQQISSAIDLIIQANRLQGGPRKITHITEVMNMEQDIIIMQEVFRYKQLGIDQNGRAYGQFEATGVRPTFINRLESKGVKLPSNMFAERILMRD
- a CDS encoding AAA family ATPase; protein product: MQRVAIVDPTESTRESLRTLLLGVDFVWLEAECARYEYFFEVIQQSTPDLAIVALDANKEKALQMIGQLSVEHPKLPILTISHDHQALLQSLQRGAKYFLTHPVGLEDMLAALRRALGENGGSGGEAPPGGSTSVRTTGASSMIAVLGSRGGVGTTTLAVNLAATLAADPGNAAALIDLDLALGDADIALEVNGFENISIADLARNIERLDMNFLRRAMAKHEASGLAILRHPLEIAEGGIVHEQHVERILNLLKISYTHLVLDLSKSLLPTDLMGLRMADMILLVAQLELASLRNVVRLIHCLGGEENLADKVRVVINRQGADSVEEGISLKKAEEVIGKPIFWQVPNDTKSVIGARVAGHPLVKYAPKSRVQQSIYGLAQALYGKPVAAPADGRGSKGGWGFFGKR